From Rutidosis leptorrhynchoides isolate AG116_Rl617_1_P2 chromosome 3, CSIRO_AGI_Rlap_v1, whole genome shotgun sequence, a single genomic window includes:
- the LOC139901592 gene encoding uncharacterized protein: MKMLTLNVCGLGVKGKFGWVKGICSNEKPDIIALQETRCKHFSDHWVHNLWGNNDCGFIQKEVVGKSGGMLMVWDTKSFLASSCLCSEFFLAIIGNWVISGQESIIVNVYGPHNDSSKIRMWNSLDNGKLDRLNCVFKQSRASRFNEFITRNNLVEIPITGRKFTRISDDGAKFSKLDRFLVNDSFIGLWKDLSVNPLDRRVSDHCPLILRDKYIDYGPKPFKIFYEWLNCEGVDEIVNNAWSTLVTSKRLYCIFRDRLKNVKFDLRDWSKRVFGNLDCEINELKIKVDEREKKAEGGCRNNVERETWLGDKNSKFFHASIKRKFNKCNIRGLNITGSWNENLNDVKETIRTHFQKFFESRINERPSIVVWVDDVTVPASSGVPTGHGSNRPNNAPTEIGQCNFPGLFSASGSDPAIVRGSVRPTGPAINHAGPKLLHLSETEANELELPFCEKEIWEAIKDCGGTKAPGPDGFNLSFYKKKILGHNKR, from the exons ATGAAGATGCTTACACTTAATGTGTGTGGGCTTGGGGTCAAAGGGAAGTTCGGGTGGGTAAAAGGCATTTGTTCTAATGAGAAACCGGATATAATTGCACTACAAGAAACGAGATGCAAGCATTTTAGTGACCATTGGGTTCATAATTTATGGGGGAATAATGATTGCGGCTTTATCCAAAAAGAAGTTGTGGGTAAATCGGGCGGGATGTTGATGGTTTGGGACACAAAATCTTTTCTTGCTTCTAGTTGTCTCTGCAGTGAGTTCTTTCTAGCTATAATTGGGAATTGGGTGATATCAGGGCAAGAATCGATAATCGTCAACGTATATGGTCCTCACAATGACTCTAGTAAGATTCGTATGTGGAATAGCCTTGATAAT GGAAAGTTGGATAGGCTAAATTGTGTATTCAAGCAAAGTAGGGCCTCTAGATTCAATGAGTTTATTACGAGAAACAATTTGGTTGAAATTCCAATCACTGGTAGGAAGTTTACGAGGATTAGTGATGATGGGGCAAAATTTAGTAAACTTGATAGGTTTTTGGTTAATGATAGCTTTATTGGCTTATGGAAAGATCTCTCGGTTAATCCATTAGATAGACGTGTCTCCGATCATTGTCCACTAATTCTTAGAGATAAATACATTGACTATGGTCCTAAACCTTTCAAGATCTTTTATGAATGGCTCAATTGCGAGGGGGTTGATGAGATTGTTAATAATGCATGGTCGACACTGGTTACGAGTAAAAGATTATATTGCATATTTAGAGATAGACTTAAAAATGTTAAGTTTGATCTTCGAGATTGGAGCAAAAGAGTGTTTGGTAACCTTGATTGTGAAATAAATGAGCTTAAGATTAAAGTTGATGAGAGGGAGAAAAAGGCCGAAGGTGGATGTCGAAATAATGTTGAAAGAGAAACATGGTTGG GTGATAAAAACTCGAAATTTTTTCATGCTTCCATCAAAAGAAAGTTTAATAAATGCAACATTCGTGGACTTAACATAACCGGAAGTTGGAACGAAAACCTGAACGATGTTAAAGAAACTATTCGAACCCACTTCCAAAAATTTTTTGAGTCAAGAATTAATGAAAGGCCCAGTATTGTTGTTTGGGTTGACGATGTCACTGTTCCAGCTAGTTCCGGGGTGCCTACTGGGCATGGCAGCAATCGGCCCAACAATGCTCCTACTGAAATTGGGCAGTGCAATTTTCCTGGCCTGTTTAGTGCATCTGGATCTGATCCAGCTATTGTACGGGGGTCTGTGAGGCCCACTGGACCTGCTATTAATCATGCTGGACCGAAACTACTCCATTTATCTGAGACAGAAGCCAACGAGCTCGAACTACCTTTTTGTGAGAAAGAGATTTGGGAAGCAATCAAAGATTGTGGTGGTACAAAAGCCCCTGGGCCCGACGGATTTAACTTGagtttctataaaaaaaaaatattgggaCACAATAAAAGGTGA